In Oscillatoria acuminata PCC 6304, a single window of DNA contains:
- a CDS encoding M48 family metallopeptidase yields the protein MPRQLFRLLIGFVIGLVGVLSYCTTQVENPITGEQQRIRLSPTEEVQLGLQTRGQLAQQFGGLYQDASVQDSVERVGQRIVQQSVVSQSEYPFEFHVLQDSETVNAFALPGGQIFITNALLQRLNSQSQLAGILGHEIGHVVARHGAEHLAKRELGSTLVTAVGVATTDEQGRGRQTAAIARVANEMIALRYGREAELESDRLGVQFMAEAGYDPRGMIEVMKILGDAQSGSPSPEFLSTHPNPDNRIQRLEEAIAEDFPNGIPPQLESKHQNLYPVALLP from the coding sequence GTGCCACGACAACTATTTAGGCTATTAATTGGATTTGTGATTGGGCTAGTGGGAGTCTTGAGTTACTGTACAACCCAAGTGGAAAACCCGATTACGGGAGAACAGCAACGCATCCGTTTATCTCCGACAGAAGAGGTGCAACTCGGATTACAAACCCGAGGACAACTGGCGCAACAATTTGGGGGTTTATACCAGGATGCATCAGTTCAGGACTCGGTTGAACGGGTGGGTCAGAGAATTGTCCAGCAATCGGTGGTTTCGCAATCGGAATATCCGTTTGAATTTCATGTGCTTCAGGATTCAGAAACTGTGAATGCGTTTGCACTCCCAGGCGGGCAAATTTTTATTACCAATGCGTTACTGCAACGGCTGAATTCCCAATCGCAACTGGCGGGAATTTTAGGCCATGAAATTGGTCATGTGGTGGCGCGACATGGTGCAGAACATTTAGCCAAACGGGAACTGGGTTCTACCCTAGTCACAGCAGTGGGAGTTGCCACCACCGATGAACAAGGACGAGGGAGACAAACCGCCGCGATCGCCCGAGTTGCTAATGAAATGATTGCCTTGCGATATGGACGCGAAGCGGAATTAGAAAGCGATCGCCTCGGGGTGCAGTTCATGGCAGAAGCGGGTTATGACCCCAGAGGCATGATTGAAGTGATGAAAATCCTCGGTGACGCGCAATCGGGTTCACCCTCCCCAGAATTTTTGAGTACACACCCCAATCCCGATAACCGCATTCAACGCTTAGAAGAGGCGATCGCGGAAGATTTTCCCAATGGGATTCCGCCTCAATTAGAGAGTAAACATCAGAACTTATATCCCGTTGCACTTCTGCCATAA
- a CDS encoding ABC transporter ATP-binding protein gives MKSTMRRRDRQNVFSQIRQSFRFGLSAFKYSKRAVQLVWKTSPILTAIVAILTGVSGLLPAGIAYLGKLIVDSVVAAAESGTGPQTALMYVGFEAIAVMMLTLCQRGLSVCQSLLRVLLGQTVNELILEKALTLSLSHFEDSEVYDKMTRARREASSRPLSFVNRTFGLVQETLGLVAYSGLLLQFSGWVVGVLAIAAIPPFLAETKFAGAAFRVFKRRSPETREQIYLETLIAREDYAKEVQLYQLGPVFLNRYRNIFHRLYQEDRNLTLRRGFWGYVLGLLSSLAFYGTYAWIAIAAISGRITLGDMTMYLMVFRQGQSSFSATLSAIGGMYEDNLYLSNLYEFLEQEIPQTGGSAKRGPIPQDGVRFQNVSFTYPDATQPALTDITFHLKPGEKLALVGKNGSGKTTLIKLLTRLYEPSSGEILLDGLDLREWDINHLRQRIGVIFQDFVRYQFLVGENIGVGDVDSLEDETRWKTAAEKGMAEPFIATLPQGFYTQLGRWFKSGTELSGGQWQKIGLSRAFMRIKADILVLDEPTSAMDAEAEFEIFERFRRLTKDRMVLLISHRFSTVRMADTIIVLEAGKLIESGTHNELMQAEGRYAKLFTLQAAGYQ, from the coding sequence TTGAAATCAACGATGAGAAGGCGCGATCGCCAGAATGTGTTCAGTCAGATCAGGCAAAGTTTCCGCTTTGGTTTATCCGCTTTTAAGTATAGCAAAAGAGCGGTGCAATTAGTTTGGAAAACTAGCCCAATTTTAACCGCAATTGTAGCCATTCTCACCGGAGTTTCTGGATTGTTACCGGCAGGAATTGCCTATCTGGGTAAGTTAATTGTGGATAGTGTCGTTGCCGCCGCTGAATCGGGAACGGGACCCCAAACGGCACTCATGTATGTGGGATTCGAGGCGATCGCTGTGATGATGTTGACCCTCTGTCAGCGTGGGTTGAGTGTTTGTCAATCCCTGTTGCGCGTCCTCCTGGGACAAACGGTGAATGAATTAATTTTAGAAAAAGCACTAACTCTTTCTTTGTCCCATTTTGAAGATTCTGAAGTCTATGACAAAATGACTCGGGCCCGACGAGAGGCATCGAGTCGTCCCCTGAGTTTTGTGAATCGCACTTTTGGGTTAGTGCAAGAGACCCTGGGATTGGTAGCATATAGTGGATTGTTGTTGCAATTTTCCGGATGGGTTGTTGGTGTGTTGGCGATCGCCGCCATTCCGCCATTTTTAGCAGAAACCAAGTTTGCCGGTGCCGCTTTTCGGGTTTTTAAAAGGCGATCGCCAGAAACCCGCGAACAAATTTACCTAGAAACCCTGATTGCGCGGGAAGATTACGCTAAAGAGGTGCAACTTTATCAACTCGGACCCGTTTTTCTGAATCGGTATCGGAATATCTTTCATCGCTTGTATCAGGAAGACCGAAATTTGACCCTGCGGCGAGGATTTTGGGGATATGTGTTGGGGTTGCTGAGTAGTTTGGCATTTTATGGAACCTACGCCTGGATTGCGATCGCTGCCATTTCTGGACGCATCACCCTCGGGGATATGACCATGTATTTAATGGTATTTCGCCAGGGACAATCCAGCTTTTCTGCAACCTTGAGTGCGATCGGGGGAATGTATGAAGACAACCTCTATTTATCCAACTTGTATGAATTTTTAGAACAAGAGATACCCCAGACAGGAGGTAGCGCCAAGCGAGGACCCATTCCCCAAGATGGTGTCCGCTTCCAGAACGTTTCCTTTACCTATCCTGACGCCACCCAACCCGCCTTAACCGATATCACCTTTCATTTAAAACCTGGAGAAAAACTCGCCTTAGTCGGCAAAAATGGGTCGGGAAAAACCACCTTAATCAAACTCCTCACCCGCCTCTACGAACCCTCATCCGGTGAAATTCTCCTCGATGGATTAGACTTGCGCGAATGGGATATCAACCACTTACGACAACGCATCGGCGTCATTTTCCAAGATTTTGTGCGCTATCAGTTCCTCGTCGGCGAGAATATTGGGGTTGGCGATGTCGATAGCTTAGAAGACGAAACCCGTTGGAAAACTGCTGCCGAAAAAGGCATGGCAGAACCGTTCATTGCCACCTTACCCCAGGGATTTTATACCCAACTCGGACGCTGGTTTAAATCCGGAACCGAACTCTCCGGAGGACAATGGCAAAAAATCGGCCTTTCTCGTGCTTTTATGCGAATCAAAGCCGATATTTTAGTCCTAGACGAACCGACATCAGCAATGGATGCCGAAGCCGAATTTGAAATTTTTGAACGGTTTAGACGCTTGACAAAAGACCGCATGGTTTTATTAATTTCCCATCGATTTTCCACCGTTCGCATGGCCGATACCATTATCGTGTTAGAAGCAGGAAAACTGATAGAAAGCGGCACTCATAATGAGTTAATGCAAGCAGAAGGACGCTATGCAAAATTATTTACCCTGCAAGCTGCGGGATATCAGTAA
- a CDS encoding filamentous hemagglutinin N-terminal domain-containing protein: MPKSNSHSCIPGIRQFTVALFCLGGIATTGPSHAQIIPDTTLPINSLVTPNGAILTIDGGTASGGNLFHSFEQFNLPTGGTAWFNNALEIQNIFTRITGGGSSTIDGLIQANGIANLFLLNPNGIMFGPNATLNLGGSFVVSTANGFTFADGSEFRATGGQVQTPLLSVTVPVGLQYGSNPRGIEVQGSSLLLQPGQTLALGGSEIAIASGQLRAPGGLVALNAVGSEGVTALNWQNGGVTLHQTPTPETPNPRGDIALTNNSVLSVISNDGGDISLQGRNIQLSGGSQIIAGIQTQQGGPNAQGGEITLDATGGITLTQGSAIGNQVGFNSTGNGGNVTIRGQSLFLSEGSQLSAVVKNGGGNAGQVVIQVAEGLTLTGTRTGIFSLVELGLGVRESRRGEGNSGGIEIQAGTIALTNGAQLQSITQNDGNAGRVAIRTTDGVSLSGAGTAIFNAVGQTGMGNSEGIEIAGRSLVLSDGAQVISQTQGIGNAGKIVLQVRELVSLMGSNTSIFNTSAGNGNTDGIEMNTGTLSMTGGAQIQAVASGLGNAGPVKVNANDAVTLQGVRTGILSTVASEVIEGNSGGIDIQARSLSLSEGAQLVAATFGRGNAGPVSIQVREDITLTGANTVIFSSVGPIPRVPFSFTGFIPTIAQGNSGGIQMTGRSLLMSNGAQIVGSTFDSQQGNAGNIQIQMADRISLQGNNNQRNPNASEPIVSVTPVTPLSLVEELDVGLIDPAIPPIPPTPGEPTPPPVFPPTPPPPSVIGEAGKGATTGIFTTVETDALGNAGSINLQSRTLEVSQGAQIQTLTRGRGNSGDIQIQVSNAVLTGVNTLEDFSGLASTVEAGALGNAGDIQINADNLAVTGGAGIQALTRGTGDSGEIRLNVTQGMTVSGRSPDGSFPSGIFSSTEEAAQGSGGGLTIATDRLQVSDGAVLSARSTTAFPSGEIGVSANRIDLSRDSQILTSATGEGAAGSITLTAGEQVTLSDRAVLSSETASGDRGNITLRSPDLILRNNSQITTNATGTGTGGNIILNTDNIVAINNSNITANSEQSSGGQVIINTQGLFGAQARRIGSPNTSDITATSAQGPQFDGIVEVNRPEVDPTSGLVDLPENLVDLTNVVVQNCAAENTHESSLVMTGKGGLPPSPNDAIAPESILIDLGHSQGATGSNSREGLPRQWSATGSNLGETYPELVEARGWSRDNQGKIKLVAPLPIGEMQQPFGIASPQCNP; the protein is encoded by the coding sequence ATGCCAAAATCTAACTCCCATTCCTGTATTCCGGGAATCCGCCAATTTACAGTCGCCCTATTTTGTCTCGGGGGGATTGCTACCACGGGTCCCAGTCACGCCCAAATCATTCCTGATACCACCCTACCGATTAATTCCCTCGTTACCCCCAATGGAGCAATCTTGACCATTGATGGGGGGACCGCATCCGGGGGCAATTTATTTCATAGTTTTGAGCAGTTTAATCTCCCCACGGGTGGGACTGCTTGGTTTAATAATGCCCTAGAAATTCAAAATATTTTTACCCGAATTACGGGGGGTGGCAGTTCTACGATTGATGGATTAATTCAAGCCAATGGTATCGCCAATCTGTTTTTACTCAATCCCAATGGCATCATGTTTGGGCCAAATGCCACCCTGAATCTCGGGGGGTCGTTTGTGGTGAGTACGGCGAATGGGTTTACTTTTGCCGATGGGAGTGAGTTTAGGGCGACGGGAGGACAGGTTCAGACCCCCTTGTTATCGGTGACAGTGCCGGTGGGATTACAATATGGCAGCAATCCCAGAGGAATAGAGGTGCAGGGGTCAAGTTTACTCCTGCAACCGGGTCAAACCTTGGCCTTAGGAGGGTCGGAAATCGCGATCGCCTCGGGTCAATTACGCGCACCCGGGGGTCTGGTGGCCTTAAATGCCGTGGGGTCGGAAGGGGTGACTGCCTTGAATTGGCAGAATGGCGGAGTGACGTTGCACCAGACTCCCACCCCAGAGACCCCGAATCCGAGGGGTGATATTGCTCTAACCAATAACAGTGTGCTCTCGGTGATTAGCAATGATGGGGGGGATATTTCCCTCCAGGGACGCAATATTCAGCTATCTGGGGGAAGTCAAATCATTGCCGGGATTCAGACTCAGCAAGGGGGACCTAATGCCCAAGGGGGAGAGATTACCCTGGATGCCACTGGCGGGATTACCCTCACCCAAGGCAGTGCGATCGGCAACCAAGTCGGGTTTAATTCCACCGGAAATGGTGGAAATGTCACCATCAGGGGACAATCTCTCTTTTTGAGTGAGGGTTCGCAACTGAGTGCAGTGGTCAAAAATGGCGGGGGAAATGCGGGTCAGGTGGTGATTCAGGTTGCCGAGGGTTTAACCTTGACGGGGACAAGGACGGGCATTTTTAGTCTAGTAGAATTGGGTTTGGGAGTGCGCGAAAGCAGAAGAGGAGAGGGGAACAGTGGAGGAATCGAGATCCAAGCGGGAACGATTGCTTTAACCAATGGCGCACAACTCCAATCGATCACCCAAAATGATGGCAATGCGGGACGGGTCGCAATTCGCACAACTGATGGGGTGAGTCTTTCCGGTGCAGGGACCGCGATTTTTAATGCCGTGGGTCAGACAGGAATGGGCAATAGTGAAGGAATTGAGATTGCAGGGCGATCGCTCGTTCTGAGTGACGGTGCTCAAGTGATTTCCCAAACCCAGGGAATTGGCAATGCCGGTAAAATTGTCCTTCAGGTGAGAGAGTTGGTCTCTCTGATGGGAAGTAATACCAGTATTTTTAATACTAGTGCAGGGAACGGTAACACCGATGGGATTGAGATGAATACTGGAACCCTATCCATGACTGGAGGCGCACAAATCCAAGCCGTTGCCTCGGGATTAGGAAATGCTGGTCCTGTCAAGGTTAACGCCAATGATGCGGTTACTCTGCAAGGCGTGAGAACGGGGATTTTGAGTACCGTTGCCTCGGAAGTCATTGAGGGAAATAGTGGGGGAATTGATATTCAGGCGCGATCGCTCTCTTTAAGTGAGGGCGCTCAATTGGTGGCAGCGACCTTTGGACGGGGAAATGCCGGTCCCGTTTCCATCCAAGTGCGAGAAGATATTACCCTAACCGGCGCAAATACGGTCATTTTTAGCAGTGTTGGGCCAATACCGAGGGTTCCCTTTTCCTTTACCGGCTTCATTCCTACGATTGCCCAGGGAAATAGCGGGGGAATTCAGATGACCGGGCGATCGCTGCTGATGAGTAATGGCGCACAAATTGTCGGCAGTACCTTTGATTCGCAACAGGGAAATGCAGGCAATATTCAAATCCAAATGGCGGACCGAATTTCCCTCCAGGGAAATAACAACCAGCGCAATCCCAACGCTTCTGAACCGATTGTCTCCGTTACCCCGGTAACGCCACTGAGTCTGGTTGAAGAGTTGGATGTGGGACTCATTGATCCAGCGATACCCCCAATACCGCCGACCCCGGGGGAACCGACTCCTCCGCCAGTCTTTCCCCCAACCCCTCCGCCCCCCTCGGTTATCGGTGAGGCGGGAAAAGGGGCGACAACCGGGATTTTTACCACCGTAGAAACGGATGCTTTGGGAAATGCGGGAAGTATTAATCTTCAATCTAGGACCCTAGAAGTGAGCCAAGGTGCTCAAATCCAAACCCTGACGCGAGGGCGAGGGAATTCCGGGGACATCCAGATTCAAGTCTCCAATGCGGTTCTCACTGGGGTGAATACCTTGGAAGATTTTAGTGGGTTGGCGAGTACGGTAGAAGCGGGTGCCCTCGGCAATGCCGGAGATATCCAGATTAATGCCGATAACCTGGCGGTGACTGGGGGTGCAGGGATTCAGGCCCTCACCCGAGGAACGGGAGACTCCGGTGAGATTCGCCTGAATGTTACCCAGGGAATGACCGTGAGTGGGAGAAGTCCCGATGGGAGTTTTCCCTCCGGGATATTTAGTAGTACGGAGGAGGCAGCGCAGGGTTCTGGGGGTGGGTTAACGATCGCCACGGACCGATTACAAGTATCCGATGGGGCGGTTTTGAGTGCGCGGTCAACTACAGCGTTTCCCAGTGGGGAGATTGGGGTGAGTGCGAATCGAATTGACCTCAGCAGAGATAGCCAAATTCTCACCAGTGCGACGGGGGAGGGTGCGGCAGGGAGTATCACCTTAACAGCAGGGGAACAGGTAACCTTGAGCGATCGCGCGGTGTTGTCCTCGGAGACTGCCAGTGGCGATCGGGGCAATATTACCTTGCGATCGCCGGACCTGATTTTACGCAATAATAGTCAAATCACCACCAATGCCACGGGAACGGGAACCGGCGGAAATATTATCCTCAATACCGATAATATTGTAGCAATTAATAATAGTAACATCACCGCCAATTCTGAACAATCATCTGGGGGGCAAGTTATTATTAATACCCAAGGACTTTTTGGAGCCCAGGCGCGCCGAATTGGCAGTCCCAACACCAGTGATATTACGGCAACTTCTGCTCAAGGTCCGCAATTTGATGGCATTGTCGAAGTGAATAGGCCGGAAGTTGATCCCACATCGGGGTTAGTGGATTTACCGGAAAATCTAGTGGATCTGACCAATGTGGTGGTGCAGAATTGTGCGGCTGAGAATACCCATGAGAGTAGTTTGGTGATGACAGGCAAAGGGGGTTTACCACCGAGTCCGAATGATGCGATCGCCCCGGAATCTATCTTAATTGATTTAGGTCATTCTCAAGGCGCAACCGGGTCAAACTCAAGGGAAGGATTGCCGCGTCAATGGAGTGCAACGGGAAGCAATTTGGGGGAAACTTACCCGGAATTGGTAGAAGCGCGCGGTTGGTCTCGGGATAATCAAGGTAAAATAAAGCTAGTGGCACCGTTACCAATCGGAGAAATGCAGCAACCGTTTGGGATAGCGTCGCCACAGTGTAACCCCTGA
- a CDS encoding alpha/beta hydrolase yields MNIEGTEPLSLEAIAIPPTSDNPPTGMIVMLHGWGANSQDLAPLASLLNFPDFLFLFADAPFPHPQVLEGRMWYDLNSPDYQKLPESQEILTSWLRSLEESTGVPLSRTVLSGFSQGGAMTLDVGLRLPLAGLVSMSGYLHSEPQPMSDRLPPTLIMHGTQDPVVPLSAAHQAREVFQALGVAVQYREWKMGHSILPEQMEVMQTFIAEIFSASEETNINKP; encoded by the coding sequence TTGAATATAGAAGGAACAGAACCCTTGTCTTTAGAAGCGATCGCCATTCCACCGACTAGCGACAACCCTCCGACAGGTATGATTGTCATGCTCCACGGATGGGGTGCTAATAGCCAGGATTTAGCTCCCTTAGCCTCCCTGCTCAATTTCCCCGACTTCCTGTTTCTATTTGCGGATGCGCCGTTTCCCCATCCCCAGGTTCTGGAGGGCCGAATGTGGTATGACCTGAACAGTCCCGATTATCAGAAATTACCCGAAAGTCAAGAAATATTGACAAGTTGGTTGCGATCGCTCGAAGAAAGTACCGGCGTTCCCCTCTCGCGAACAGTGTTAAGCGGGTTTTCCCAAGGCGGGGCGATGACGTTAGATGTGGGACTGCGCTTACCCTTAGCCGGTTTAGTCTCTATGAGTGGTTACTTGCACTCCGAACCCCAACCCATGAGCGATCGCCTCCCCCCCACCTTAATCATGCATGGCACCCAGGACCCCGTGGTTCCCCTGAGTGCCGCTCATCAGGCGCGGGAAGTATTCCAAGCCTTAGGGGTCGCGGTGCAATATCGGGAATGGAAAATGGGTCACTCCATTTTGCCTGAACAAATGGAGGTGATGCAAACTTTTATTGCGGAAATTTTTTCGGCCTCAGAAGAAACTAATATTAATAAGCCTTAA
- the isiD gene encoding protein IsiD has protein sequence MGATTISTRDITSMTEADIEKLAIRLELDDYTDPFEGLNDWHLLRAIAFRRPELVEPYIYLLDLQPYDEG, from the coding sequence ATGGGAGCGACAACCATTTCCACTCGGGATATTACTTCGATGACGGAGGCTGATATCGAGAAACTCGCTATCCGTCTCGAACTAGATGATTATACCGATCCGTTTGAGGGCTTGAATGATTGGCATCTGCTACGAGCGATCGCCTTTCGTCGTCCAGAACTCGTTGAACCTTACATCTATTTGTTGGACTTGCAACCTTACGATGAAGGGTAA
- the coaBC gene encoding bifunctional phosphopantothenoylcysteine decarboxylase/phosphopantothenate--cysteine ligase CoaBC — translation MSEDVNRTGIQGGNLLVPSSFENRRILLGITGGIAAYKVCDAISTLAKAGAQVRAILTRGAQEFITPLTVTTLSRHPAYTDANFWQPVHSRPLHIELGEWAEVLVIAPLTANTLAKLATGMADNLLTNTVLASTCPILLAPAMNTEMWNQAVTQRNWEQVVQGSRFHGIEPGSGLLACDRVGTGRMAEPERILAHLESVLHTQGKQDLAGKRVLIGAGSTREHFDPVRFIGNPATGKMGIALARCALHRGAKVTFVGGAMAPGFQELIPGARIVAVTCAKEMQQAMLEFFPQADMTVMAAAVADVRPVQFHSHKLPKQALPERLPLESVPDIIAQLGECKQPHQRLIGFAAQTGDIVTPAIEKLRRKKLDAIVANPIDRPNAGFGSDSNQAVVIDATGRQQAIAPCSKLKLAHHLFDFIQSLSW, via the coding sequence ATGAGTGAGGACGTTAACCGGACAGGCATCCAGGGGGGAAACCTCCTCGTGCCTTCTTCCTTTGAAAATAGACGGATTCTGCTGGGTATCACCGGGGGAATTGCCGCCTATAAAGTTTGTGATGCCATCTCCACCCTGGCGAAAGCGGGGGCGCAGGTCCGGGCGATTCTGACTCGCGGTGCCCAGGAATTCATTACCCCCTTGACGGTGACCACCCTGTCTCGTCATCCTGCCTATACCGATGCCAACTTTTGGCAACCCGTCCATTCCCGACCGTTACATATTGAACTGGGGGAATGGGCGGAGGTTTTGGTGATTGCCCCTCTGACGGCGAATACCTTGGCAAAGTTGGCAACGGGAATGGCGGATAATCTGCTTACGAATACGGTTCTGGCTTCTACTTGTCCGATTTTACTGGCCCCGGCGATGAATACGGAAATGTGGAATCAGGCAGTGACTCAACGCAATTGGGAACAGGTGGTTCAGGGGTCGCGATTTCACGGGATTGAACCGGGTTCGGGACTGCTGGCTTGCGATCGCGTGGGAACTGGGCGGATGGCGGAACCGGAGCGAATTTTAGCTCATTTGGAATCGGTCTTGCATACCCAGGGAAAGCAGGATTTGGCCGGTAAACGGGTGTTAATCGGTGCTGGAAGTACCCGGGAGCATTTTGATCCAGTCCGGTTTATCGGCAATCCCGCTACGGGCAAAATGGGCATTGCTTTAGCACGCTGTGCGCTCCATCGTGGGGCTAAGGTGACCTTTGTTGGGGGGGCGATGGCCCCCGGGTTTCAGGAGTTGATACCCGGTGCGCGGATTGTGGCGGTGACTTGCGCTAAAGAAATGCAGCAGGCCATGTTAGAATTTTTTCCCCAGGCGGATATGACGGTGATGGCAGCAGCGGTGGCGGATGTTAGGCCGGTGCAGTTTCATTCGCACAAGTTACCGAAACAGGCGCTGCCAGAGCGTTTGCCCTTGGAATCGGTGCCGGATATTATCGCACAATTGGGGGAATGCAAGCAACCCCATCAGCGGTTAATTGGGTTTGCGGCGCAAACGGGGGATATTGTCACGCCAGCGATTGAAAAGTTGCGCCGCAAGAAGTTAGATGCGATCGTGGCAAATCCGATTGATCGTCCCAATGCGGGGTTTGGGAGTGATAGTAATCAGGCGGTGGTGATTGATGCTACGGGAAGACAACAGGCGATCGCCCCCTGTAGTAAGTTGAAATTGGCCCATCACCTGTTTGATTTTATCCAGTCTCTTTCCTGGTAA
- a CDS encoding small RNA NsiR4-regulated ssr1528 family protein: MTSENKPGTESTTGADAIDVAIAKGIDFDGSPIPEAKLDLYNQVMGLEAGRQRSGVSNTMRSRIVRIGAKHIAQDELNQMLTQADFAPLKEKETAFYYGSK, encoded by the coding sequence ATGACGAGCGAAAACAAGCCCGGTACGGAGAGTACCACTGGCGCAGATGCGATCGATGTGGCGATCGCCAAGGGAATTGATTTTGATGGTTCTCCCATTCCTGAGGCCAAACTGGATCTGTACAATCAGGTGATGGGACTAGAGGCAGGACGGCAGCGCAGTGGCGTTTCCAATACCATGCGATCGCGGATTGTGCGGATTGGGGCCAAACATATCGCTCAAGATGAACTCAACCAGATGCTGACTCAGGCTGACTTTGCTCCTTTAAAAGAGAAAGAAACCGCTTTCTATTACGGCAGCAAATAG
- the patX gene encoding heterocyst-inhibiting protein PatX, with product MRSYFSIIFCSLFLLGLAANFSGRESHSLELSRSEFDIQVLSARLESGQEIAPHRGSGR from the coding sequence ATGCGTAGCTACTTTTCGATTATTTTCTGTAGCCTGTTCTTACTGGGTTTAGCGGCAAACTTCTCTGGGCGTGAATCTCACAGTTTAGAGCTGTCGCGTTCCGAGTTCGACATCCAGGTATTATCAGCAAGACTAGAGTCGGGTCAAGAAATAGCCCCCCATCGTGGGAGTGGACGGTAA